A genomic stretch from Coffea arabica cultivar ET-39 chromosome 10c, Coffea Arabica ET-39 HiFi, whole genome shotgun sequence includes:
- the LOC140015880 gene encoding uncharacterized protein has protein sequence MQEGSTPNARPNTSGESRPTVPARVYAIDDQPVPDSSEVVEGTLPIFHRLAKVLIDPGATHSFVNPSFMSGIDVRRVRLPFDLEVRTPMGNKKIIASLAYKNCEFWIGERKMLVDLISLDIKRYDVIIGMDFLGQYHAKLDCRAKVVEFYIPGEATLRLDVKGRLASSAMISGIRARKMLSKGAQGFLAFLINAPSDQVKLEDVPVVREFPDVFPEELKTLPPEREVEFKIDLVLGTAPISKTPYRMAPAELKELKIQLQDLLEKGFVKESDSP, from the coding sequence ATGCAGGAAGGGAGTACTCCAAACGCTAGACCAAACACTTctggagagagccggccaacagtCCCTGCCAGGGTGTATGCTATAGATGACCAACCTGTACCTGATTCCTCGGAAGTCGTGGAAGGTACTCTCCCCATTTTTCATCGATTAGCTAAAGTGTTAATTGACCCTGGTGCAACTCATTCATTCGTAAATCCATCATTTATGTCGGGAATAGATGTGAGACGTGTTAGATTACCCTTCGATCTTGAAGTTAGGACACCAATGGGTAATAAGAAGATAATCGCTAGCTTAGCCTATAAGAATTGTGAATTCTGGATTGGAGAGCGTAAAATGCTAGTGGATCTAATCAGTCTGGACATAAAGAGGTACGATGTTATCATAGGAATGGATTTCCTAGGCCAGTATCATGCTAAGCTTGATTGCCGAgcgaaagtggtagaattctATATACCTGGAGAAGCAACCCTGAGGTTAGATGTTAAGGGTAGGTTAGCATCATCTGCTATGATCTCAGGAATACGGGCGAGGAAAATGTTGTCAAAAGGAGCTCAAGGTTTCTTAGCCTTCTTGATTAATGCTCCCAGTGATCAAGTGAAGTTAGAAGATGTACCAGTGGTACGGGAATTTCCAGATGTGTTCCCCGAAGAACTAAAGACCTTACCGCCGGAGAGAGAAGTGGAGTTTAAAATTGACTTGGTGCTTGGAACGGCTCCAATCTCTAAGACTCCGTACCGTATGGCTCCTGCCGAGCTAAAGGAGTTGAAAATCCAACTGCAAGACCTCTTGGAgaaaggttttgtgaaggagagTGATTCACCATAG